Proteins found in one Sporichthyaceae bacterium genomic segment:
- a CDS encoding CHAP domain-containing protein, which translates to MGASTGVGIVVMAAGLLTGLLTTVGLMAPTAQPVPAEKFEPVRHPTHEAEHRLCHGYNSCRSDGYTDAGYRRHRGRSFWKMYAGANCTNFVAYKLVRAGMPNHRPREHGHRPGNLNAYRWGVVYRSITDHRPTAGSVAWWAHRGRDGHVAWVENINRDGSLTISEDSWSGNGFDWRRLYHGAGWPTGFIHFRHRPVLPGHDHHVPVRPAPQQTRTLDLQAGSITLVSGPAVADPAEPPVAHPVSAPEPHLKPR; encoded by the coding sequence GTGGGGGCTTCCACGGGGGTGGGAATCGTGGTGATGGCGGCTGGACTGCTGACCGGTCTGTTGACGACGGTCGGTCTGATGGCGCCGACGGCACAGCCGGTGCCGGCGGAGAAGTTCGAACCCGTGCGGCATCCGACGCACGAGGCGGAGCACCGGCTCTGCCACGGGTACAACAGCTGCCGATCGGACGGCTACACGGACGCCGGCTACCGGCGCCACCGCGGCCGTTCGTTCTGGAAGATGTACGCCGGGGCCAACTGCACGAACTTCGTGGCGTACAAGCTGGTCCGGGCCGGGATGCCGAATCACCGGCCGCGTGAGCACGGCCACCGGCCCGGCAACCTGAACGCCTATCGCTGGGGCGTCGTGTATCGCTCGATCACCGACCACCGGCCGACTGCGGGTTCCGTCGCCTGGTGGGCGCATCGCGGCCGGGACGGGCACGTGGCCTGGGTGGAGAACATCAACCGCGACGGCAGCCTGACCATCAGCGAGGACAGTTGGAGCGGCAACGGCTTCGACTGGCGGCGGCTCTACCACGGAGCGGGCTGGCCGACCGGTTTCATCCACTTCCGGCACCGCCCGGTCCTGCCCGGGCACGATCACCACGTCCCGGTCCGGCCGGCGCCGCAGCAAACCCGGACGCTGGACCTGCAGGCCGGCTCGATCACGTTGGTCTCCGGACCGGCCGTGGCGGACCCGGCGGAGCCGCCGGTGGCGCACCCGGTCAGCGCCCCGGAGCCACATCTGAAACCACGCTGA